Genomic window (Streptomyces cadmiisoli):
CACCCGGCGCCGCGGCAGCTGCGCCGGAAACCGCGTGACGGTCCACCGGGACCGGTGATCCGCCACGCGCGGGGCCGGCACCGCTCATGTCATCCCAGGGCGGACTTCACCGCATCGGCCAGCCGCCCGGCCACCGAACGGGCCTGGTCGATGTCCGCCGCCTCGACCATCACCCGCACCAGCGGCTCGGTGCCCGACGGCCGCAGCAGCACCCGCCCGGTGGCCCCGAGCTCCCGCTCGGCCTCCGCGACGGCGGCGGCGAGGTCCGCGGACGTCTTCACCCGCGTCTTGTCCACGTCCGGCACATTGATCAGCACCTGCGGCAGCCGCTCCATCACGGCGGCCAGCTCCCGCAGCGAACGCCCGCTCTGCGCGACCCGCGCGGCCAGCAGCAGCCCGGTGAGCGTGCCGTCACCCGTCGTGGCGTGGTCCAGGATGATCACGTGCCCGGACTGCTCGCCGCCGAGCGCGTAACCGTGCTCCTTCATCTCCTCCAGGACGTAGCGGTCCCCCACCGCCGTCTGCACGAGGTGGATCCCCTCGCGCTCCATGGCGAGCTTGAATCCGAGGTTGGACATCACGGTCGCCACCACCGTGTCGGCCCGCAGCGCGGAACGTTCCCGCATCGCCAGCGCGAGCACGGCCAGGATCTGGTCGCCGTCGACCTCCGCACCGGTGTGGTCCACGGCCAGGCAGCGGTCGGCGTCGCCGTCGTGCGCGATGCCGAGGTCGGCCCCGTGCTCCAGCACGGCGGCCTTGACCGGGTCGAGGTGGGTGGAGCCGCAGCCGTCGTTGATGTTGAGTCCGTCCGGTTCGGCACCGATCGTGACGACCTCGGCACCGGCCCGCCGGAACGCCTCCGGCGAGACCCCGGCGGCGGCGCCGTGCGCCTCGTCGAGGACGATCCGCAGTCCGTCCAGCCGGTGCGGCAGGACGTCCAGGAGGTGGGCGACGTACTGGTCGAATCCCTCGGTGTAGTCCCGCACCCGGCCGACACCGGCGCCGGTCGGCCGGTCCCAGGGCGCTCCGGTGCGGTGCTCCTCGTAGACGGACTCGATGCGGTTCTCGATGTCGTCGGGCAGTTTGTGACCGCCGCGCGCGAAGAACTTGATGCCGTTGTCGGGCATGGCGTTGTGGCTGGCGGAGAGCATCACACCGAGGTCGGCACCGAGCGCCCCGGTGAGGTGGGCGACGGCCGGCGTCGGCAGCACACCGACCCGCAGGACGTCCACACCGGCGCTGGCCAGACCGGCGACCACGGCGGCCTCCAGGAACTCCCCGGACGCACGCGGGTCCCGCCCCACCACCGCGGTCGGCCGGTGGCCCGCGAAGGTGCCCGCCTCGGCCAGCACGTGAGCCGCCGCGACGGACAGACCGAGCGCCATCTCGGCCGTCAGATCCGCGTTGGCGACACCACGAACGCCGTCCGTGCCGAAGAGTCGTCCCACTTGTCCTCCTGAGGAAAGCGTCAGTTCCGGAAGCCCAGCCGGTGCGGCCCGCGCATGCGGCTCCCGCCTCCCAGGCATACGATGCCTGGCCATCCGATCACACAAGCCTCTGAGCGTCTTGTGCCGTTATACGCCTCGTGGCTGTGATAAACGAACGCCCCGGCGGCACTGTGGCGTGCCGCCGGGGCGTTCGGAGTAGCTGCAGGCGAAGCCGAAGCTTAGCGCTTGCTGTACTGCGGAGCCTTGCGGGCCTTCTTCAGACCGGCCTTCTTGCGCTCGACCGCACGGTCGTCGCGGCGCAGGAAGCCGGCCTTCTTGAGCGCGCCGCGGTTGTTGTCGACGTCGGCCTCGTTCAGCGCGCGGGCGACACCGAGACGGAGCGCACCGGCCTGACCGGAGACACCGCCACCGGCGATGCGGGCGATGACGTCGTAGCGGCCCTCGAGCTCCAGAACCTTGAAGGGCTCGTTGACTTCCTGCTGGTGCACCTTGTTGGGGAAGTAGTCCTCAAGGGTGCGACCGTTGATCTTCCACTTGCCGGTGCCCGGGACGATCCGGACACGGGCGATGGCGTTCTTGCGACGGCCCAGGCCGGCGGCCGGCTGGGGCTCGCCGAAACGGGACGCCATCGACTCCGAGGTGTACTCGCCCTCGACGGGGACCTCGGACTCGGTGGTGTAGCTGTCGATGTCAAGCTCTTCGAGCGGCTGCTCGGCAGTGGTCTCGGCCACGATTCTCCTCAGATTCTCTTCGGTCTTAGGGGGTGGCCGGACTTACTGCGCGACCTGGGTGATCTCGAACGGAACCGGCTGCTGGGCAGCGTGCGGGTGGTTCTCGCCGCGGTAGACCTTCAGCTTCGAGAGCATCTGACGGCCCAGGGTGTTCTTGGGGAGCATGCCCTTGACGGCCTTCTCGATGGCCTTCTCGGGGTTCTTCTCCAGCAGCTCGTCGTAGCGGACGGAGCGCAGACCACCCGGGTAGCCGGAGTGGCGGTACGCCATCTTCTGGGTCCGCTTGTTGCCGGACAGGTGCACCTTGTCGGCGTTGATGACGATGACGAAGTCACCAGCGTCGATGTGCGGGGCGTAGATCGGCTTGTGCTTGCCCCGGAGAAGGGTCGCTGCGGTGGTGGCGAGACGACCCAGGACGATGTCCTGAGCGTCGATGACGTGCCACTGGCGCGTCACATCGCCGGGCTTGGGGCTGTACGTACGCACGGTTCGTAGCCTTCGCTTCTTCAGTGAATGGTCCTGACAAGGTCACCGAAGACGATCACGACAGCCCTGACCGCACAGCGGTGACGCAAACCGCGTGCTGGTCGCTGGTCATCGGCCCGGTGGACCGGTGTAAGGGCCCCTCACGTGAGAATGAGCAAGCCAATACACAACGAACAAGCAGAATACCTGCGGCGCGTCCACCCGGTCAAAACGGGTCCGCCACCACCTGGCAGCCTGCTCGTTTCCACTTTACGGCCTCTTCCCGGCCTCACCTGGCATTCCGGGACGCGACGACCGCCACACACACCCTGATCAGGCGCTTCAGACCCTGCCGGAAGCGGGGCGAGCAGCAGCGGGAGAGGAGCGGGGCGCAGTAGCCGTACGACGAGAAGGCGGCCAGGTACCCGGAGAGCACCATCCCCACCGCGACATCGACGAGCACCGCCCGCCCGCACCACGCGGCCCTTCGCACCAACCACCCGGAGATGCCGTATTTGCCCGTCCTCATGGAGCGAACGCTAGGGGCTCCAGGGCTCGTTGAGGCGGACCAGCACACCCCTCGGCCCGTCTAAGATGCGCCCCATGAGCTTTGGGCAGGGGGGACCCCAGTCCCAGTGGGATCCCTGGAAACCGAATTCGCAGCAGCAGCCCTGGAGCACCGGCGGCCAGAGCCCGGACTGGGCGGCTCTCGCCGAGGCGTCCGAGGCGCGCAACAAGCGCCGCAGACTGCTGTTCATCGGCGGCGGCGCGCTCGCCACCGTCGCGATCGGTGCTGCCGTCGCCGTGGCCGTCGTCTCGGCGAACGGCAGCAGCACGGCGTCGAACCAGCCCGGAACCCGGCTGCCCTCGACCGCGGACATCCCGAGCCGGTCGGCCACGGCCCCGTCGTTCGCGCCGACCAGCGCGCCGCCCCCGCTGGACCCGAAGGACTTCATCGCCAGCAAGAAGAAGGACACGGCGCCGCTCGACGTCGGCTCGCTCTTCCCCGGCACCCAGCTGACCATGGGTGACACGGTGTACAAGAAGGGCCCCACCGCCGACACCGGGAACTGCGCCAACGCGGCCGGCCGCAGCCTGCCGAAGATCCTGGAGGCGAACGACTGCACCCGCCTGCTCCGGGTGACCTACACCAAGGGCGGCATCGCGGTCACGGTCGGCGTGGCCGTCTTCGACACCGAGGCCCAGGCGACGCGCA
Coding sequences:
- the glmM gene encoding phosphoglucosamine mutase; amino-acid sequence: MGRLFGTDGVRGVANADLTAEMALGLSVAAAHVLAEAGTFAGHRPTAVVGRDPRASGEFLEAAVVAGLASAGVDVLRVGVLPTPAVAHLTGALGADLGVMLSASHNAMPDNGIKFFARGGHKLPDDIENRIESVYEEHRTGAPWDRPTGAGVGRVRDYTEGFDQYVAHLLDVLPHRLDGLRIVLDEAHGAAAGVSPEAFRRAGAEVVTIGAEPDGLNINDGCGSTHLDPVKAAVLEHGADLGIAHDGDADRCLAVDHTGAEVDGDQILAVLALAMRERSALRADTVVATVMSNLGFKLAMEREGIHLVQTAVGDRYVLEEMKEHGYALGGEQSGHVIILDHATTGDGTLTGLLLAARVAQSGRSLRELAAVMERLPQVLINVPDVDKTRVKTSADLAAAVAEAERELGATGRVLLRPSGTEPLVRVMVEAADIDQARSVAGRLADAVKSALG
- the rpsI gene encoding 30S ribosomal protein S9; translated protein: MAETTAEQPLEELDIDSYTTESEVPVEGEYTSESMASRFGEPQPAAGLGRRKNAIARVRIVPGTGKWKINGRTLEDYFPNKVHQQEVNEPFKVLELEGRYDVIARIAGGGVSGQAGALRLGVARALNEADVDNNRGALKKAGFLRRDDRAVERKKAGLKKARKAPQYSKR
- the rplM gene encoding 50S ribosomal protein L13 is translated as MRTYSPKPGDVTRQWHVIDAQDIVLGRLATTAATLLRGKHKPIYAPHIDAGDFVIVINADKVHLSGNKRTQKMAYRHSGYPGGLRSVRYDELLEKNPEKAIEKAVKGMLPKNTLGRQMLSKLKVYRGENHPHAAQQPVPFEITQVAQ